The Ruminococcaceae bacterium BL-4 region TCACTAAATAAATATTGAAACGTCTCATTATTTCTAACACCTACTGAAGGCAAAGCTACCCGTTATTCCGCTTACATGTAGCATTCGAATCTTGCTGCTCAGAGCTAAATAAACATTATGCGAAGTTCAGCTGAACTGCCGAATTGTTGATATGTGTACTTACTTGGGAAACTCCAACAATACTGTAGTAGTACCAAAACAAGGAATTTTTATTTTAACGCATAACATTATCAGGGCCTTGCAGTTTTGGGAACATAAGACTGGTATCTAATTACTATTTGAAACTGCCTCCTGAACCTCCTTCAAATATCTATTAAGCTTTACTTTCCCTACCCATCCTTTTTTCAGCTCAGTTCCATCCTCTGAAGGGAATTCCACTTCGTAATAGTAGTTATGGTTTCGGTCAATTATAATAATTTTTGTAGCCGGAATCTCTTGAACGACGGGAGCGTCTGCAGATGGATTCAGTCTAACTTTTATTGTGTCATATAACCTGCTAGAAAAGAGGTTAAGCAGTATCGGAAAAATTAAATTAAGCAAGATAACATAAGCAGCAGGGTGGTTATGCATAAAACTCTGTGCCTTAGCTTCTAGTCTATGATCCCAATTAAGGCTATGTTCAGCGACAATATCAACGCAATTAGCAATATCCTGTTTTTCCTCAACAGTAAGCACTGGAGGCTCATTGTTGTTAATTAGTCCTTCTACTTCTCCTTCATCCGGAACAGAAATTTTTGAGATTGCATAATTCAAACTTGAAAGAGAAAAAGTTTTAAGCAGTATGGGCGATAAGGTTTTTCTATACTGGAAATCAACTATAGCTTTTAGGGCAGGAGTATTCAACAACTCGTTTACCCTTTCCTGGGCCTGCGTCATAGCTTTTAAGGTGGGAGTATTCCACAACTGGTTTACCCTTTCCTGGGCCTGTGTCATAGCTTTTAAGGTAGGAGTCAATAAATCATTAACCCTTTCCTGGGTCTGCGCTATAGCTTTTGAGGCAGGAGTATTAAAAAATTTATTTAAAGAGTTATCCATCCATGACCCTTCTCATATTCATTTATTTCGGGCGTATCCATTTGTATAACCAATAATAAATAATTTTAAAATTGAAAGCTAGTTCTTGTGCCAATCAGCTCTTACATATGCCTTGAACATTTGAACAGTTTTAATGTTAATACCTCGCTGATGAGCGATGGTTTTGTCATCCATATGTAATAATCCCGGCGTATCATTGCAATCCATAAATAGCTTTAAAATTTCAGAGAATACACCTTTATCCAAGATATTTGTGTAATGAACAACATATTTTCCTGGTGCTGTCATAGTAATACATCTATCCTCAATATTAAGCTTTCTTATCGCTTTTCTTACCCAAGCTGGTGAACGGATCCATCAGCATTGATGTTTCCTGTTGAGATATTACTGAAATGCCAGACTCGTTTTGAGCTTCAACCAGAATGTTAACCAGCCGTTGATAATTCTTCACGCTTTCAGAAAAAAGCGAGCTTTTAGGCTGCTGTTGTTTTTCTTTCACTATACACTCCCTCCTTTGACTGAATAGTTGATTTGAATAAAGCATTATGCGAAGTTGTTAAAGTTATCTGAATAGTTCTTAGAGGCTACTGGTCAAATTTTCCATAGCATCAAAAATATTTTCGTGGATCGATTATGACATTCGAAATTTGTGCTATTTCATTAACAAAATATGTAAATCGACTTATTTCAATACCTTTTTTCTTTCCGAGTAAATATTTGTTTGGCTCAATAAACTTACTTGTTTCTCCTAACTTTTTAATACATAAACAGTCCTTTATGTATAAATTTTTAGATTCTGCACTTTCGTGCGCAACATAGTTTCGGATTATTTTAGATTTCTTATATACATTGTAAAATTTGCTATCAGAAAACACAAGTAAAAATGGATCTTCATTTATAACAAAAATAAACTTAGTAAAATTCTCAATTATTTTCATATAGTCAATAAATTGACCACCTTGCAACTTTAAAAAGTTAATCAAGTGACTTTCATCCTCAAAACATAACCTCCGCCTAGGGACATAACCTGCAGAACTCTTTTCTCCTGATGCGTACATAATAAACATTTTTGTAAAATATTTTTCCATCTTGGTATAAATATTCATAATTGCAATAGCTGATAAGTCTTTATCATGACTAATCTTATCTTCCCAATTTTCAATAGAATTTGTAAGCTCGTCATTTTCCATTTACATTTCCTCAAAAAATTGATTAAGAAATTTAATTCGTTCTATCCTTTCTGCTTTTGATGTAGTACGCGTTCTATGAAGTTCATAAAATCTTATAAATTTTGAGTATAGTTCTGTACTTTCATCATTTTGTTCGACACTACGATAAATTAAATTCTCAAAACTTGAAAGAATCTCTGATAACATTTTTATATTGCTTTTAATATTGCTATAGGAATACCGTGAATACTTCTTTAGGCCTGCTTTAGCAAGTTGTGGAATATCAAAGCACTGATAATCAATAAAACAAAATAGAGTAAAAAAATAAATTCTATGATTAAAATACATATAATTATTTCCATATTCAAAGATCTGCTGAATGATATCAAATATAAAGTTTAGTTTGCTTTCAATTTTATCTGCTTCAGGAAACGATTGATCATATTTTTTATAAATACTGTCAATGTATTTCTGTGTTTCTTCGTTAATTCCATCAGTTAAAACCGCAATAAGCGTTGATAAGAATTCAACGTCTGCCATTCTAGCAATTTGTTTTTCTTTGAAAACGTTATACTGTAAAAAGAAGTCTCTTACGCTGACAGAATAATTATAAGCAAATACTTTAAATTCACCCCAATATTTCGCGTTTCTTATTTCTTGTCGATTTAAAGTCATGTTATTTGAATTAAGGCGTGCAAACATGTCATAAATTTTTGCGTCATCCTTCTCATTTATTATTTCAACGAAAATTTCATATTCTAATATTTGTTCTTTAATCTCATCGGGTAACTGACTGTAAAAATTTCCTCCAAATTCAGCGTTATGAGATTTGTGTAGCCTAAATTCATCATTGACAAACTCTAATATGGCTCGAACCCTCTGCTGACCATCAATTACTTCCCTATACGTTTGCTTTGTCTGTGGATCAATCGTTTGCCTAATGAAAATAGGAGGAATTGGGAATCCTTTAACAATTGAGTCCATCAGATACGATTTAGCTTTCTCATTCCAAACTTGATTTCGCTGATATTTCGGTGAGACTTTAAGACCATTTTCTCCAGAATTACTCCATTGTAATAAATCGTTTATTTGAAAGACCCTAGCTGACTTAATACTATTCACGGTTTTCTACCTCTTTCGTAAACGTAATTGAATAAGTGCACAACCAATTTTTGCAGACTTTAATAGACATAACATATTTAATAACTTTGCTTTGTATCTCAAAATCGGTCGAAATTATTCGTTGTTCTTGCTTGCTAAGTCGTTTTTTTCATTTATTATGAAGGTATCCGTCAGTTCATCAAATATAGCATTTTCCAATTTGGTTTTTAGAATACGAATATTATCATATCTTCCTGTATTTTCTTTGAACCACACCAAGATATTTGTTTGTTCAATGTGATTTTTCTCTTCCTGATTCAGCTGCTCTAATATTTTCGAATACCAGTTATCGACAATTTTCCTTTTTTGTTCAGCACTAATATCCTTATAT contains the following coding sequences:
- a CDS encoding protein of unknown function (Evidence 5 : Unknown function) produces the protein MCTYLGNSNNTVVVPKQGIFILTHNIIRALQFWEHKTGI
- a CDS encoding protein of unknown function (Evidence 5 : Unknown function), which codes for MDNSLNKFFNTPASKAIAQTQERVNDLLTPTLKAMTQAQERVNQLWNTPTLKAMTQAQERVNELLNTPALKAIVDFQYRKTLSPILLKTFSLSSLNYAISKISVPDEGEVEGLINNNEPPVLTVEEKQDIANCVDIVAEHSLNWDHRLEAKAQSFMHNHPAAYVILLNLIFPILLNLFSSRLYDTIKVRLNPSADAPVVQEIPATKIIIIDRNHNYYYEVEFPSEDGTELKKGWVGKVKLNRYLKEVQEAVSNSN
- a CDS encoding protein of unknown function (Evidence 5 : Unknown function), whose amino-acid sequence is MTAPGKYVVHYTNILDKGVFSEILKLFMDCNDTPGLLHMDDKTIAHQRGINIKTVQMFKAYVRADWHKN
- a CDS encoding conserved protein of unknown function (Evidence 4 : Unknown function but conserved in other organisms) encodes the protein MNSIKSARVFQINDLLQWSNSGENGLKVSPKYQRNQVWNEKAKSYLMDSIVKGFPIPPIFIRQTIDPQTKQTYREVIDGQQRVRAILEFVNDEFRLHKSHNAEFGGNFYSQLPDEIKEQILEYEIFVEIINEKDDAKIYDMFARLNSNNMTLNRQEIRNAKYWGEFKVFAYNYSVSVRDFFLQYNVFKEKQIARMADVEFLSTLIAVLTDGINEETQKYIDSIYKKYDQSFPEADKIESKLNFIFDIIQQIFEYGNNYMYFNHRIYFFTLFCFIDYQCFDIPQLAKAGLKKYSRYSYSNIKSNIKMLSEILSSFENLIYRSVEQNDESTELYSKFIRFYELHRTRTTSKAERIERIKFLNQFFEEM
- a CDS encoding conserved protein of unknown function (Evidence 4 : Unknown function but conserved in other organisms) — its product is MENDELTNSIENWEDKISHDKDLSAIAIMNIYTKMEKYFTKMFIMYASGEKSSAGYVPRRRLCFEDESHLINFLKLQGGQFIDYMKIIENFTKFIFVINEDPFLLVFSDSKFYNVYKKSKIIRNYVAHESAESKNLYIKDCLCIKKLGETSKFIEPNKYLLGKKKGIEISRFTYFVNEIAQISNVIIDPRKYF